CTTAGTTTTCTCTAAGGATTTTCTTTTCAAGAAAAAAGGATTGAAAATGATTTCTAAACATAAAAAAAACGACTTTCAGAAACCTGAAAGTCGCTAAGACATCTAAAAAACTATTTTAAAGAGAAATTACCAGTTCAAATTTGCAGAAGTTTGGTATTCCGTTACACGAGTCTCAAAAAAGTTTTTCTCCTTATTAAGATCAATAGTCTCACTCATCCAAGGGAATGGATTCCTAGAATTATAAATAGGTTTCAAACCAATTCTTTCCAAACGACGATCGGCAATATGACGAACATAATCAATAAACATTGAAGATTTTAACCCTAGAATACCTCGTGGCAAGCAATCTCTAGCATATTCGATTTCCAGATCTACTGCTTCCTGAATAAGAGCTACGATTTCATCTTGAAGTTCTTGCGACCATATCTCAGGATTCTCTTCTTTAATACCATTGATAAGATCAATACCAAAATTCAAATGAATAGTTTCGTCTCGTAAGATGTACTGATATTGTTCTCCTATTCCTGTCATTTTGTTTTGGCGATGGAAAGAAAGAATCATCACAAAACCGCTATAGAAGAAAATTCCCTCCATAATGATGTAATAGCCTACCAAATTCTTAATAAACTGACGCAATCCCTCTACAG
This portion of the Chlamydia crocodili genome encodes:
- a CDS encoding ribonucleotide-diphosphate reductase subunit beta; translated protein: MEADILDGKSKRVQLNSKRLVNCNQVDVNQLVPIKYKWAWEHYLNGCANNWLPTEVPMARDIELWKSNDLSEDERRVILLNLGFFSTAESLVGNNIVLAIFKHITNPEARQYLLRQAFEEAVHTHTFLYICESLGLDEAEVFNAYNERATIKAKDDFQMTLTGDVLDPNFSTDSVEGLRQFIKNLVGYYIIMEGIFFYSGFVMILSFHRQNKMTGIGEQYQYILRDETIHLNFGIDLINGIKEENPEIWSQELQDEIVALIQEAVDLEIEYARDCLPRGILGLKSSMFIDYVRHIADRRLERIGLKPIYNSRNPFPWMSETIDLNKEKNFFETRVTEYQTSANLNW